In the Halichoerus grypus chromosome 4, mHalGry1.hap1.1, whole genome shotgun sequence genome, one interval contains:
- the LOC144381547 gene encoding contactin-associated protein-like 4, translated as MTCIQVKAEPGGHVDEDTKQAGARGFSGCLSALQFERAAPLKAALHPGRSGRASVQGPVASSECGAGRGGSAAPEHTHAGAERPGVVEEGRPMAGETHGHSALIGGVVAVAIFVLLCVAAVAVRLYQQKSSCSTTELDGPRKQGSSVAMPSCELGGPDAVGGDQQAGF; from the exons ATGACGT GTATTCAAGTGAAAGCAG AGCCCGGCGGCCACGTGGATGAGGACACCAAGCAGGCTGGCGCTCGAGGCTTCTCCGGCTGCCTCTCCGCCCTGCAGTTCGAGCGCGCGGCCCCGCTGAAGGCTGCGCTGCACCCCGGGCGCTCCGGGCGCGCCTCAGTGCAGGGGCCGGTGGCCTCGTCGGAGTGCGGGGCCGGACGAGGAGGCAGCGCGGCGCCAGAGCACACGCACGCGGGAGCAG AACGTCCTGGcgtggtggaggaggggagaccCATGGCTGGCGAGACCCACGGACACTCGGCACTGATTGGAG GCGTGGTAGCCGTGGCCATATTCGTCCTGCTCTGCGTCGCTGCCGTGGCCGTCCGCCTGTACCAGCAGAAGAGCTCGTGCTCAACCACGGAGCTGGACGGACCCAGGAAGCAGGGCAGCTCCGTGGCCATGCCCAGTTGTGAGCTCGGTGGGCCGGACGCCGTGGGTGGGGACCAGCAGGCGGGCTTCTGA